Proteins encoded in a region of the Mycobacterium branderi genome:
- a CDS encoding DUF2277 family protein codes for MCRNITELRGLEPPATAAEIEAAARQYVRKVSGVTRPSAANAEAFEAAVAQVAEATTQLLATLPARRQPPKTMPPLRRLATR; via the coding sequence ATGTGCCGGAACATCACCGAACTGCGCGGACTCGAGCCGCCGGCGACGGCCGCCGAGATCGAGGCGGCGGCGCGCCAATACGTGCGCAAGGTCAGCGGCGTCACGCGCCCGTCGGCGGCCAACGCCGAGGCCTTCGAGGCTGCGGTCGCACAAGTCGCGGAAGCGACGACGCAGTTGCTGGCCACGCTGCCGGCGCGGCGTCAGCCTCCCAAAACCATGCCGCCGCTGCGCCGGCTCGCGACGAGATGA
- a CDS encoding enoyl-CoA hydratase — MSDILLIDTDERVRTLTLNRPESRNALSAALRDRFFAALAQAEEDDAVDVVILTGADPVFCAGLDLKELGGQSALPDISPRWPAMTKPVIGAINGAAVTGGLELALYCDILIASEQARFADTHARVGLLPTWGLSVRLPQKVGIGLARRMSLTGDYLSAQDALRAGLVTEVVPHDELLPAARKVAASIVGNNQNAVRALLASYHRIDESQTSAGLWLEASAARQYRTTGEDIAANRDAVLRRGRAQVR, encoded by the coding sequence ATGAGCGACATTCTGCTGATCGACACCGACGAACGCGTCCGCACCCTGACCCTGAACCGCCCCGAGTCCCGCAATGCGCTGTCCGCGGCGCTGCGGGACCGGTTTTTCGCCGCGCTGGCGCAGGCCGAGGAGGACGACGCCGTCGACGTCGTGATCCTCACCGGCGCCGACCCGGTGTTCTGCGCGGGACTGGACCTCAAAGAGCTGGGCGGGCAGTCGGCGCTGCCGGACATCTCGCCGCGCTGGCCGGCCATGACCAAACCGGTGATCGGCGCCATCAACGGCGCCGCCGTCACCGGCGGGCTGGAGCTGGCGCTGTACTGCGACATCCTGATCGCCTCGGAGCAGGCCCGGTTCGCCGACACGCATGCGCGGGTGGGGCTGCTGCCGACGTGGGGGCTGAGCGTGCGGCTGCCGCAGAAGGTCGGAATCGGACTGGCCCGCCGGATGAGCCTCACCGGCGACTACCTGTCCGCGCAGGACGCACTGCGCGCCGGGCTGGTCACCGAGGTGGTGCCGCACGACGAGCTGCTGCCCGCCGCCCGCAAAGTGGCCGCCTCGATCGTCGGCAACAACCAAAACGCGGTGCGCGCACTGCTGGCGTCCTACCACCGCATCGACGAGTCGCAGACCAGCGCGGGGCTATGGCTGGAGGCAAGCGCGGCCAGGCAATACCGGACCACCGGCGAGGACATTGCCGCCAACCGGGACGCCGTGTTGCGCCGCGGCCGGGCGCAAGTGCGGTAG
- a CDS encoding DUF5642 family protein, producing the protein MTSQSPTIRQIACLLTALGASVAISACGQSAERPPAAASSASSQPPSATNVPAAAAPAAYDIGRVDNVKDDFPAGFAPQAEPPKALAQHDIDSSGITAFTKAQIDPPQCRAMVIPPNVEPSVGAQAAGVRGEGDQGNIYVVALRLPQPVPAGQAAAGCDRVTLSGDPQATGTAERIPAPHIDGLNTTGVKLSADASDDPDYIYTAALDDQTSVVVMGSTDTQLNPQQLLSDLLVKATSAVRGQ; encoded by the coding sequence ATGACTTCCCAATCGCCCACCATCCGTCAAATCGCTTGCCTGCTCACAGCACTCGGCGCAAGCGTGGCCATCTCGGCGTGCGGCCAGTCCGCCGAAAGGCCGCCGGCGGCCGCGTCGTCAGCGTCGTCGCAACCGCCGTCGGCAACCAATGTGCCGGCTGCTGCGGCTCCCGCGGCCTATGACATCGGGCGCGTCGACAACGTCAAAGACGACTTTCCGGCCGGCTTTGCTCCGCAGGCCGAACCACCAAAGGCGTTGGCGCAACACGATATCGACAGCTCAGGGATCACCGCGTTCACCAAAGCGCAGATCGATCCGCCGCAATGCCGCGCGATGGTCATTCCACCGAACGTCGAACCGTCGGTCGGCGCCCAGGCGGCCGGTGTCCGCGGCGAGGGCGACCAGGGCAACATCTACGTCGTCGCGCTCCGGTTGCCCCAGCCGGTGCCGGCCGGGCAAGCCGCGGCCGGCTGCGATCGGGTCACATTGTCCGGCGACCCGCAGGCGACCGGAACCGCGGAGCGCATCCCGGCCCCGCACATCGACGGCCTCAACACCACCGGAGTCAAGCTGAGCGCCGACGCCTCGGACGACCCCGACTACATCTACACGGCGGCGCTCGACGACCAGACCTCTGTGGTGGTGATGGGCAGCACGGACACGCAACTCAATCCGCAACAGCTGCTGTCGGATCTACTGGTCAAGGCCACCTCGGCGGTCCGCGGCCAGTAG
- a CDS encoding sugar O-acetyltransferase, with translation MVSQRERMLRGALYQASDPDLVESRRACQRLLDAFNATLADDGERRRQLLHELLGSLGEGSVILPRFQCDYGTYISVGANSFLNYDAVLLDCAPITIGDDVSIGPRVQLLTAQHPVDDYQTRREAWESASPIAIGDNVWLGGGVIVCPGVSIGDNSVVGAGSVVTRDVPAGVLAAGNPCRVIRELTGRR, from the coding sequence ATGGTTAGTCAGCGGGAGCGGATGCTGCGTGGGGCGCTCTACCAGGCGAGCGACCCCGACCTTGTCGAGAGCAGGAGGGCATGTCAGCGCCTGCTCGATGCGTTCAACGCGACCCTGGCCGACGACGGCGAGCGCAGAAGGCAGCTGCTGCACGAGCTGCTCGGCTCGCTGGGCGAGGGTTCGGTGATATTGCCGCGATTCCAATGCGATTACGGGACCTACATCAGCGTCGGCGCGAACAGTTTTCTCAACTACGACGCAGTCCTGCTGGACTGCGCGCCGATCACTATCGGCGACGACGTGTCGATTGGTCCCCGTGTGCAGCTGCTCACGGCGCAACACCCGGTCGACGACTACCAGACCCGCAGGGAGGCCTGGGAATCCGCGTCGCCCATAGCAATCGGCGACAATGTGTGGCTCGGGGGCGGAGTCATTGTCTGTCCCGGGGTGTCGATCGGCGACAACTCGGTTGTCGGCGCCGGCAGTGTCGTCACCAGGGATGTGCCGGCGGGCGTATTGGCGGCCGGTAACCCGTGCCGAGTGATCAGGGAGCTAACCGGCCGGCGCTAG
- a CDS encoding MATE family efflux transporter yields MTETGQPAAGGRQIAGLALPALGVLAAEPLYLLFDTAVVGRLGALSLAGLAVGALILGLVASDLTFLSYGTTARSARHFGAGDRVSAVAEGVQATWLALGLGALVVVVVQAAAVPLVSVIASGGDIARAALPWLRVAILGAPAILVSLAGNGWLRGVQDTVRPLRYVVAGFGLSALLCPLLVYGWLGLPRLELAGSAVANLVGQWLAALLFGRALLAERVPLRLNRAALRAQLVMGRDLMLRTLAFQACFVSAAAVAARFGAAALGAHQVVLQLWTFLALVLDSLAIAAQALVGAALGAGRVEHAKSVARRVTVFSALAAALLAVVFAAGAAVLPELFTDDRSVLTVIGVPWWFLVAQLPIAGVVFALDGVLLGAGDAAFMRSATVVSALAGFLPLTWLSLVFGWGLAGIWSGLTSFIVLRLLFVGARTISGRWAVTGT; encoded by the coding sequence GTGACCGAGACGGGTCAACCCGCCGCCGGCGGCCGCCAGATCGCCGGTCTGGCGTTGCCCGCGCTGGGCGTGCTCGCGGCTGAGCCGCTCTATCTGCTGTTCGACACCGCCGTCGTCGGCCGGCTCGGCGCGCTGAGCCTGGCCGGGCTGGCGGTCGGCGCGCTGATTCTCGGGCTGGTCGCGTCCGATCTGACGTTTCTGTCGTACGGCACGACGGCCCGCTCGGCCCGCCATTTCGGTGCCGGCGACCGGGTTTCCGCGGTCGCCGAGGGCGTCCAGGCGACCTGGTTGGCGCTGGGTCTGGGCGCACTGGTCGTCGTGGTGGTGCAGGCGGCAGCGGTGCCGCTGGTGTCGGTGATCGCATCCGGCGGCGACATTGCCAGGGCGGCGTTGCCGTGGTTACGGGTCGCGATCCTCGGTGCCCCCGCCATTTTGGTGTCGCTTGCCGGTAACGGGTGGCTGCGCGGCGTGCAGGACACCGTCCGGCCGCTGCGCTACGTGGTAGCCGGTTTCGGGTTGTCGGCACTGTTGTGCCCGCTGCTGGTGTACGGCTGGCTCGGGCTTCCGCGCCTGGAGCTGGCCGGTTCGGCGGTGGCCAACTTGGTAGGACAGTGGCTGGCCGCGTTGCTGTTCGGGCGCGCACTGCTGGCCGAACGGGTGCCGCTGCGGCTCAACCGGGCTGCGTTGCGCGCGCAACTGGTGATGGGTCGCGACCTGATGCTGCGGACGCTGGCGTTCCAGGCCTGCTTCGTGTCGGCGGCGGCGGTGGCGGCACGGTTCGGCGCCGCGGCCCTGGGCGCGCACCAGGTGGTGCTGCAGTTGTGGACTTTCCTCGCGCTGGTTTTGGATTCGCTGGCCATCGCGGCGCAGGCGCTGGTCGGTGCTGCGTTGGGGGCCGGCCGCGTCGAACACGCCAAGTCGGTGGCGCGACGGGTCACGGTGTTTTCGGCGCTGGCCGCGGCGCTGCTGGCCGTGGTGTTCGCCGCCGGCGCCGCAGTGCTTCCCGAGTTGTTCACCGACGACCGTTCGGTGCTGACCGTGATCGGGGTGCCGTGGTGGTTTTTAGTGGCCCAATTACCCATTGCCGGAGTAGTTTTCGCGCTCGACGGCGTGCTGCTGGGTGCCGGCGATGCCGCGTTCATGCGCAGCGCGACGGTGGTCAGCGCGCTGGCCGGGTTCCTGCCGCTGACGTGGCTGTCGCTGGTGTTCGGTTGGGGACTTGCGGGAATCTGGTCCGGCCTGACCAGCTTCATCGTGCTACGGCTGTTATTCGTCGGTGCACGAACCATTTCGGGCCGCTGGGCGGTGACCGGAACGTGA
- a CDS encoding DHH family phosphoesterase — MTTIDPTTEPAVQRVDAIGAAELLSAAGTVGVVCHVYPDADTIGAGLALGLVLDQGGKDVQVSFAAPATLPESLQSLPGGRLLVDPDAFRRDVDLVVTVDIPSVNRLGALQDLAAGGQELLVIDHHASNQLFGTANFVDPSADSTTMLVAELLDAWGKPIDIEVAHCLYAGLTTDTGSFRWASARAHRLAARLVELGVDNAAISRALLDTHPFAWLMMLSRVLGSAQLVPDAVGGRGLVYAVVDNGEWINSRPEEVESIVDIVRTTAQAEVAAVFKEVAPQQWTVSMRAKSAVDLAAVASTFGGGGHRLAAGYSITGSVDDVVTRLRAALG, encoded by the coding sequence GTGACGACGATCGATCCGACGACTGAGCCGGCCGTGCAACGCGTCGACGCGATCGGCGCCGCCGAGTTGCTGTCCGCGGCTGGCACCGTCGGCGTGGTCTGCCACGTGTATCCCGACGCGGACACCATCGGCGCCGGGCTGGCGCTGGGCCTGGTGCTCGACCAGGGCGGCAAGGACGTGCAAGTCAGCTTCGCCGCGCCTGCGACGCTTCCGGAGTCGTTGCAGTCGCTGCCCGGCGGCCGGTTGCTGGTCGATCCGGATGCTTTCCGCCGCGACGTCGATCTCGTTGTGACCGTGGATATTCCGAGCGTCAACCGGCTGGGCGCGCTGCAGGACCTGGCGGCTGGTGGGCAGGAGTTGTTGGTCATCGACCACCATGCGTCCAATCAACTGTTCGGTACCGCCAACTTCGTCGACCCGTCGGCGGATTCCACCACGATGCTCGTCGCCGAACTGCTCGACGCGTGGGGCAAGCCGATCGACATCGAAGTCGCGCACTGCCTCTACGCGGGGCTGACCACCGATACCGGGTCGTTCCGCTGGGCCAGTGCACGCGCGCACAGGTTGGCGGCGCGGCTGGTCGAGCTCGGTGTGGACAACGCCGCGATCAGCCGGGCCCTGCTGGACACCCACCCGTTCGCCTGGCTGATGATGCTGTCGCGGGTGCTGGGCTCGGCGCAGCTGGTGCCCGACGCCGTAGGCGGCCGCGGCCTGGTGTACGCGGTCGTGGACAACGGGGAGTGGATTAACTCGCGGCCGGAGGAAGTCGAAAGCATCGTCGACATTGTCCGCACCACCGCCCAGGCCGAGGTGGCTGCAGTGTTCAAAGAGGTTGCGCCGCAACAGTGGACGGTATCGATGCGGGCGAAGTCCGCGGTGGATCTGGCCGCGGTCGCCTCGACGTTCGGCGGCGGGGGTCATCGGCTGGCCGCCGGGTATTCGATCACCGGCTCGGTCGACGACGTGGTGACGAGACTCCGCGCCGCCCTCGGGTGA
- the rbfA gene encoding 30S ribosome-binding factor RbfA, with the protein MADPARARRLAKRISTIVASAIEYEIKDPRLAGVTITDAKVTADLHDATLYYTVIGRTLDDEPDYAGAAAALESAKGVLRSKVGAGTGVRFTPTLTFSRDTVPDAAHRMEELLARARAADADLARVRAGAKPAGEADPYRVSPADAGGEGDAGDDDRSDD; encoded by the coding sequence ATGGCTGATCCGGCCCGCGCACGCCGGCTCGCCAAGCGGATCTCGACGATCGTCGCGTCGGCGATCGAGTACGAGATCAAAGACCCGCGGCTGGCCGGTGTCACGATCACCGACGCCAAGGTGACCGCCGACCTGCACGATGCGACCTTGTATTACACGGTGATTGGTCGCACCCTCGACGACGAGCCGGATTACGCCGGAGCGGCCGCGGCGCTGGAAAGCGCCAAGGGTGTGTTGCGCAGCAAGGTCGGGGCGGGCACCGGTGTGCGGTTCACTCCCACCCTGACGTTCAGCAGGGACACGGTGCCCGACGCCGCGCACCGGATGGAGGAGCTGCTGGCCCGCGCCCGCGCCGCCGACGCCGACCTGGCCCGGGTCCGCGCGGGTGCCAAGCCGGCCGGCGAGGCCGACCCCTACCGCGTGAGCCCGGCGGACGCCGGCGGGGAGGGAGACGCCGGTGACGACGATCGATCCGACGACTGA